Proteins encoded in a region of the Pirellulales bacterium genome:
- a CDS encoding thioredoxin family protein has translation MRDKLPQLAELAARNIALAESPVEAANAGDAIPWQPYAHALLTQYTAAGKTVFVDFTADWCPTCKANEAVAIDRPETRRFIADNVIIALKADKTQPAPEVDELLRKLGNKAGSIPFYAVFPAAVQISRSCWMECSRRRNRLSTPCGSPFRRSRFPRNKTNS, from the coding sequence TTGCGCGACAAGCTTCCGCAGCTCGCCGAGCTGGCCGCTCGCAACATCGCGCTGGCGGAATCGCCCGTGGAGGCCGCGAACGCCGGCGACGCGATTCCGTGGCAGCCCTATGCGCACGCCCTTCTCACCCAATACACGGCGGCAGGCAAAACGGTTTTCGTCGACTTCACGGCCGATTGGTGCCCGACCTGCAAGGCCAACGAAGCCGTCGCCATCGACCGGCCCGAAACGCGGCGATTCATTGCCGACAACGTCATCATCGCCTTGAAGGCCGACAAGACGCAGCCGGCGCCCGAGGTCGACGAATTGCTGAGGAAGCTCGGCAACAAGGCGGGCTCGATCCCGTTCTACGCGGTCTTTCCCGCCGCAGTCCAAATAAGCCGATCTTGTTGGATGGAATGTTCGCGTCGCCGCAACCGATTGTCGACGCCTTGCGGAAGTCCGTTCCGCCGATCTCGATTTCCTCGAAACAAAACGAACTCTTAG
- a CDS encoding menaquinone biosynthesis protein, translated as MHPRTKLRVGAVSYLNTKPLIYRLGELAPQIELLLDLPSRLADGLAGGRFDVALIPSIEYFCDPSYTIVSDACIACRGPVLSVKLFSRVPMREIRSLALDEGSRTSAVLTRVLLKERFGLEPRIEPLAIGAAVADTPTDAVLVIGDRAIQSQGGPFVEVWDLGDEWCRWSGLPFVFAMWVARPGIDVGELETAFSSARDLGLANLETIAAAEAAPLGLSRPQCVSYLRDNLHFYLGDRERRGLDLFRSLAQTLVERYSVLTGERQA; from the coding sequence ATGCACCCTCGAACGAAACTTCGCGTCGGCGCGGTCAGCTACCTGAATACCAAGCCGCTCATTTATCGGCTGGGCGAGCTCGCGCCGCAGATCGAGCTGTTGCTCGACTTGCCCAGCCGGCTGGCCGACGGGCTGGCCGGTGGTCGGTTCGACGTGGCACTGATCCCGTCGATCGAGTATTTCTGCGATCCGAGCTACACGATCGTTTCCGATGCCTGCATCGCCTGCCGCGGCCCCGTGCTGTCGGTGAAGCTTTTCAGCCGCGTGCCAATGCGCGAAATCCGCAGCCTGGCCCTCGACGAAGGCTCGCGCACCAGCGCCGTGCTGACGCGCGTCCTACTGAAAGAGCGATTCGGCCTCGAACCACGCATCGAGCCGTTGGCGATCGGCGCCGCCGTGGCCGACACGCCCACCGACGCGGTGCTGGTCATCGGCGATCGGGCAATCCAATCGCAGGGCGGCCCGTTCGTCGAGGTCTGGGACCTGGGCGACGAATGGTGCCGGTGGTCGGGTTTGCCGTTTGTGTTTGCCATGTGGGTCGCCCGGCCGGGAATTGACGTTGGCGAGCTCGAAACCGCCTTTTCGTCGGCCCGCGATCTGGGACTGGCGAACTTGGAAACAATCGCCGCCGCCGAAGCCGCGCCGCTGGGCCTATCGCGGCCGCAGTGCGTTTCGTACCTCCGCGACAACCTCCATTTTTATCTCGGCGACCGCGAGCGCCGCGGGCTCGACCTGTTTCGCAGCCTGGCTCAGACGCTGGTCGAACGCTATTCCGTTCTCACAGGCGAGCGGCAGGCGTGA
- a CDS encoding 2-isopropylmalate synthase, whose protein sequence is MSSRRITIFDTTLRDGEQSPGASMNINEKMEIAQALHELGVDVIEAGFPIASQGDFDAVRQVAQAVRGPIICGLARCNEQDIDRAWEALKHSSRPRIHVFLATSAIHREFKLKMDKNEIVERAVAGVRRAAGYCDDIEFSPEDAARTEVDFLCQVVEAAIAAGATTVNIPDTVGYATPAHIGGVIRTLRDRVPNIDRAVISIHCHNDLGLAVANSLAAIENGAGQVECTINGIGERAGNCSLEEIVMALRTRQDFYGCTTGINTQRLVPTSRLVSNITGIQVQRNKAIVGRNAFAHEAGIHQDGMLKERSTYEIMRPEDVGLAKTDLVLGKHSGRAALADRVKALGYHLSAEQIQRLFEQFKALADKKKEVYDADIAALIDDKFREDLELWSMSHYHLTAGTGMTPSVTLTLKHGEQEVTREVTSGDGPFDALFWAIEQITGIEVVCKDFRIHSVTVGKDAQGEVTVEVEHNGHTYRGRGVSTDSIEASARAFLNAINRVAATGGKGPKRVSPYEAVDAAAKP, encoded by the coding sequence ATGTCTTCACGACGAATCACGATCTTCGACACCACGCTCCGCGACGGCGAGCAATCGCCCGGCGCGAGCATGAACATCAACGAGAAAATGGAAATCGCCCAGGCTCTGCACGAGCTGGGCGTCGACGTCATCGAGGCCGGTTTCCCCATCGCTTCGCAAGGCGATTTCGACGCCGTCCGCCAAGTGGCCCAGGCCGTTCGCGGCCCGATTATCTGCGGCCTGGCCCGTTGTAACGAGCAGGACATCGACCGTGCCTGGGAAGCCCTCAAGCATTCCAGCCGGCCGCGCATCCACGTGTTTCTGGCCACCAGCGCCATCCACCGCGAGTTCAAGCTCAAGATGGACAAAAACGAGATCGTCGAGCGGGCCGTGGCGGGCGTGCGGCGGGCGGCGGGCTACTGCGACGACATCGAGTTTTCGCCCGAAGACGCCGCCCGCACCGAAGTCGATTTCCTCTGCCAGGTGGTCGAGGCGGCCATCGCGGCCGGCGCCACCACGGTCAACATCCCCGATACGGTCGGTTATGCCACGCCGGCGCATATCGGCGGCGTGATTCGCACGCTCCGCGACCGCGTGCCGAACATCGACCGGGCCGTGATCAGCATCCACTGCCACAATGATCTCGGCCTGGCGGTGGCCAACAGTCTGGCGGCCATCGAGAACGGGGCCGGGCAAGTCGAGTGTACCATCAACGGCATCGGCGAACGGGCCGGCAACTGCTCGCTGGAAGAGATCGTAATGGCCCTGCGCACGCGGCAAGATTTTTATGGCTGCACTACCGGCATCAACACGCAGCGGCTCGTGCCCACCAGCCGGCTGGTGTCGAACATCACGGGCATTCAAGTGCAGCGGAACAAGGCCATCGTCGGCCGCAACGCCTTCGCTCACGAGGCGGGCATCCACCAGGACGGCATGCTCAAAGAGCGTTCGACCTACGAGATCATGCGGCCCGAAGACGTGGGTCTGGCGAAGACCGACCTGGTGCTGGGCAAGCACAGCGGCCGTGCGGCCCTTGCCGACCGCGTGAAGGCGCTGGGCTATCACCTTTCGGCCGAGCAGATTCAACGCCTGTTCGAGCAATTCAAGGCCCTGGCCGACAAGAAGAAAGAGGTTTACGACGCCGACATCGCGGCCCTGATCGACGACAAATTCCGCGAAGACCTGGAGCTGTGGTCGATGAGCCATTACCACCTCACGGCCGGCACCGGCATGACGCCCAGCGTCACGCTGACGCTCAAGCACGGCGAGCAGGAGGTCACGCGCGAGGTGACGTCGGGCGACGGCCCTTTCGACGCGCTGTTTTGGGCTATCGAGCAGATCACCGGCATCGAAGTGGTGTGCAAAGATTTTCGCATTCACAGCGTCACGGTGGGCAAAGACGCCCAGGGCGAAGTGACGGTGGAGGTGGAGCACAACGGGCACACCTATCGCGGCCGCGGCGTTTCGACCGACAGCATCGAGGCCAGCGCCAGGGCGTTTTTGAACGCCATCAACCGCGTGGCGGCGACTGGGGGCAAAGGCCCGAAAAGGGTCAGCCCCTATGAGGCGGTTGATGCGGCGGCGAAGCCGTGA
- a CDS encoding zf-HC2 domain-containing protein — MTKPALDNDDWQPCPPGVLGGMVQKARRRRRHEVLNRGLAAALVLVLTVWGGVFVASRHQGQAEFDFGGITCSRVRALMPEYMAGKLAATKSESIRQHLAQCPHCGQLMERMRQQMPAAASMESGTPVVGEHRPGDVDSVSVPLWRDSFTVAVAD, encoded by the coding sequence ATGACCAAGCCAGCTTTGGACAACGACGACTGGCAACCGTGCCCACCAGGTGTGCTGGGCGGCATGGTGCAGAAGGCGCGCAGGCGCCGGCGGCACGAGGTGCTGAACCGGGGTCTGGCGGCGGCACTGGTCTTGGTGTTGACGGTTTGGGGAGGCGTCTTTGTGGCGTCTCGCCATCAGGGTCAGGCCGAATTCGACTTTGGCGGCATTACGTGCAGCCGCGTCCGCGCGCTGATGCCGGAATACATGGCCGGCAAGCTCGCTGCGACGAAGTCGGAAAGCATCCGGCAACATCTGGCCCAGTGCCCCCACTGCGGTCAATTGATGGAGCGGATGCGGCAGCAGATGCCCGCCGCGGCGTCAATGGAATCGGGGACGCCCGTCGTCGGTGAACATCGACCAGGGGACGTTGATTCAGTTTCAGTGCCGCTGTGGCGTGATTCCTTCACGGTGGCCGTGGCAGATTGA
- the mqnC gene encoding cyclic dehypoxanthinyl futalosine synthase, producing the protein MKASNSQLLDKAVAGERLSPDEGLQLLQSRDLAALGRAADAVTRRLHPENYRTYNIDRNINYTNICSAVCDFCAFYRRPKHPEGYVLDREILLKKIQETVALGGDQILMQGGMHPELKLDWYEELLYDIKTRFPQVNVHGFSPPEIFAFTKVNKLPLRTVLSRLKEAGLGSLPGGGAEILVDRVRKQITRGKVLTDDWLDVCRVWHELGGKGSATMMFGHVETLAERIEHLERLRQLQDETGGFTAYICWTFQPEHTDLAHLPKAGAFDYLKTQAVSRLYLDNFPNIQSSWVTQGLKIGQIALVYGANDMGSLMIEENVVASAGTVHYLTLEQIRDAIREIGYTPRQRDVFYELIDTPPLATGNDCQLAVR; encoded by the coding sequence TTGAAAGCCTCCAACTCCCAACTACTCGATAAAGCGGTCGCCGGCGAACGGCTTTCGCCCGACGAAGGGCTGCAACTCCTTCAGTCGCGCGACCTGGCGGCGCTGGGACGCGCCGCCGACGCCGTCACGCGCCGCCTGCACCCGGAGAATTACCGCACCTACAACATCGACCGCAACATCAACTACACGAACATCTGCTCGGCGGTGTGCGACTTCTGCGCCTTCTATCGCCGGCCCAAGCACCCCGAAGGCTACGTGCTCGACCGCGAAATTCTGCTGAAAAAAATTCAAGAAACGGTCGCTCTGGGCGGCGACCAGATTTTGATGCAGGGCGGAATGCACCCCGAGCTGAAGCTCGACTGGTATGAAGAGCTGCTGTACGACATCAAAACCCGCTTTCCGCAGGTCAACGTCCACGGCTTCAGCCCGCCGGAGATTTTCGCCTTCACCAAGGTGAACAAGCTGCCGCTGCGGACGGTGCTTTCGCGATTGAAAGAGGCGGGCCTGGGCAGCTTGCCCGGCGGTGGGGCGGAGATTCTGGTCGATCGCGTCCGCAAGCAGATCACTCGCGGCAAGGTGCTCACCGACGACTGGCTCGACGTCTGCCGCGTCTGGCACGAGCTGGGCGGCAAAGGGAGTGCCACGATGATGTTCGGGCACGTCGAGACGCTGGCCGAGCGGATCGAGCACCTGGAACGGCTGCGGCAGTTGCAGGACGAGACGGGCGGCTTCACCGCGTATATCTGCTGGACCTTTCAGCCCGAACACACCGACCTGGCACACTTGCCCAAGGCGGGAGCGTTCGACTATCTGAAAACGCAGGCCGTCAGCCGCTTATATCTCGACAACTTCCCCAACATCCAATCGAGCTGGGTGACGCAGGGCCTGAAGATCGGCCAGATCGCTCTCGTGTATGGGGCGAACGACATGGGCAGCCTGATGATCGAGGAGAATGTGGTCGCCTCAGCCGGCACGGTGCATTACCTGACGCTGGAGCAGATTCGCGACGCGATCCGCGAGATTGGCTACACGCCGCGGCAGCGCGACGTGTTCTACGAGTTGATCGACACCCCACCTTTGGCAACTGGCAACGATTGCCAGTTGGCGGTTCGGTAG
- a CDS encoding Crp/Fnr family transcriptional regulator, protein MPEKTWYLKRCNLFEQLTPDELGFLEGRCRFRSFPRGNPIYLPADEASGVLLLASGRAKICSLSGDGKQAILAFIEPGELFGELAIFETGQREEYAEAVEASNVVLIPAAEMKRLMETHSFVSVGITKLIGLRRKRIERRLKYLLFRSNRERLVHLLLELSEQYGKRTAAGIELGIKLSHQDLASIIGSTRETVTVLLGELQAEGSLKLGRRTIVLTDAERLAASILLLPPKVPADRRAAPAWGAAPVPKASR, encoded by the coding sequence ATGCCTGAGAAAACCTGGTATCTGAAGCGGTGCAATCTCTTCGAGCAATTGACGCCCGACGAGCTGGGCTTTCTCGAAGGTCGCTGCCGCTTCCGCTCGTTTCCGCGCGGCAACCCGATCTACTTGCCCGCCGACGAGGCCAGCGGCGTGCTGCTGTTGGCTTCAGGGAGGGCGAAGATCTGCAGCCTGTCCGGCGACGGCAAGCAGGCCATCTTGGCGTTCATCGAGCCGGGCGAGCTGTTCGGCGAACTGGCGATCTTCGAAACCGGGCAACGTGAAGAATATGCCGAGGCCGTTGAGGCCTCGAACGTCGTGCTCATTCCCGCCGCGGAAATGAAACGGCTCATGGAGACGCATTCATTCGTCTCCGTGGGGATTACGAAACTGATTGGACTACGCCGCAAGCGAATCGAGCGGCGTTTGAAATACCTCTTGTTTCGCTCGAACCGCGAGCGGCTGGTGCATCTGCTGCTGGAGTTGTCGGAGCAGTACGGCAAGCGCACGGCCGCCGGCATCGAATTGGGCATCAAACTCTCGCACCAGGATTTAGCCAGCATTATCGGCAGCACGCGAGAAACGGTGACCGTGCTGCTCGGCGAGTTGCAGGCCGAAGGAAGCCTCAAGCTCGGCCGCCGGACGATCGTGTTGACCGACGCGGAGCGGCTGGCGGCGAGCATTTTGCTTCTGCCGCCGAAGGTTCCGGCGGACCGGCGTGCGGCTCCCGCCTGGGGAGCGGCGCCGGTTCCGAAAGCGAGCAGATAA
- a CDS encoding HEAT repeat domain-containing protein: MSGIRSRMGRCCFAGRGGRWSAALAALVCAFTAPAWAAEPPQSPGLSLRQFNEKWDESAWLPKPPSRPPSYLRPLDDTGWKSRLRARQALIAAGDDAIPVLIEALRSTETPARILAAETLGYLGAEVPVKDLLEAAASDSEPAVRLYAVDALGMLGHGVELEAELKSLDGNERNRDVKRHIAYALERNSEPVPAELVKTVAEWNVNQMDTAAVGQPAPDFALESLTGATFSLSRFRGHNHVVLIFIYGDT, from the coding sequence ATGTCGGGAATCAGAAGCAGAATGGGCCGTTGTTGCTTTGCCGGCCGCGGCGGGCGGTGGTCCGCCGCGCTAGCGGCACTCGTTTGCGCATTTACCGCGCCTGCGTGGGCCGCTGAGCCGCCGCAGTCGCCGGGATTATCCCTGCGCCAGTTTAATGAGAAATGGGATGAGTCGGCCTGGCTGCCAAAGCCGCCGTCGCGTCCGCCGTCGTACCTGCGTCCGCTCGACGACACGGGCTGGAAATCACGCCTGCGTGCTCGACAGGCGCTGATCGCCGCCGGCGACGATGCGATACCCGTTCTCATAGAAGCTTTGCGCAGCACAGAGACTCCGGCACGAATCCTGGCTGCCGAGACACTGGGCTACCTGGGGGCTGAAGTGCCCGTGAAGGATTTGCTGGAAGCCGCGGCGAGCGACAGCGAGCCGGCTGTACGGCTTTATGCAGTCGATGCGTTGGGGATGCTGGGCCACGGGGTGGAACTGGAAGCTGAGCTTAAATCGCTCGATGGAAACGAAAGGAACCGGGACGTCAAGCGGCATATCGCTTATGCCCTGGAGCGCAACAGCGAGCCCGTGCCGGCCGAGCTGGTTAAGACCGTGGCCGAATGGAATGTCAATCAGATGGACACCGCCGCCGTGGGCCAACCAGCGCCCGACTTCGCGTTGGAGAGCCTGACGGGCGCGACGTTCTCGCTGAGCCGATTCCGCGGCCACAACCACGTCGTGCTGATTTTCATCTATGGCGACACGTGA